The proteins below are encoded in one region of Oncorhynchus nerka isolate Pitt River linkage group LG15, Oner_Uvic_2.0, whole genome shotgun sequence:
- the LOC115142409 gene encoding 5-demethoxyubiquinone hydroxylase, mitochondrial-like, giving the protein MQRAVFAHIALHDWTHVFSPLRIGQCCLKHRALPVQLSSRAYSVIPPPRDEAEKALLHSMLRVDHAGEYGATRIYAGQMAVLGRSQTGPLIQEMWDQEKKHLAKFNEILAENRVRPTLLLPLWNVAGFLLGAGTALLGKEGAMACTVAVEESISEHYNSQIRNLMEEDPDRYVELLKLIKEFRDDEMEHHDTGLEHDAESLPGYNLLKSAIQLGCTAAIFVSQRL; this is encoded by the exons ATGCAACGAGCCGTTTTTGCACACATTGCATTGCATGATTGGACGCATGTTTTCAGTCCTTTGAGGATAGGACAATGTTGTTTGAAGCACAGAG CACTACCAGTACAGCTCAGTTCTCGGGCATACAGTGTGATACCGCCCCCGCGCGACGAAGCAGAGAAGGCTCTGCTGCACAGTATGTTGCGGGTGGACCACGCAGGGGAATACGGTGCCACCCGCATCTACGCCGGCCAGATGGCAGTGTTGGGAAGGTCACAGACAGGACCGCTTATTCAG GAAATGTGGGATCAAGAGAAGAAGCATCTTGCCAAATTCAATGAGATCCTTGCAGAGAACAGAGTTCGCCCTACGTTGCTGTTGCCCCTCTGGAACGTTGCAGGTTTTTTACTTG GAGCGGGCACCGCTCTACTGGGTAAGGAAGGGGCCATGGCCTGTACTGTGGCTGTGGAGGAGAGCATCTCAGAGCACTACAACAGCCAGATCAGAAACCTCATGGAGGAGGACCCAGACAGATACGTAGAGCTGTTAAAA TTAATAAAGGAATTCCGAGATGATGAGATGGAACATCATGATACAGGACTGGAGCACGATGCTGAATCT CTACCCGGATACAATCTTTTGAAGAGTGCAATACAACTTGGCTGCACAGCCGCAATATTTGTGTCTCAGCGCCTATAA
- the LOC115142401 gene encoding carboxylesterase notum2-like isoform X1 — MKIPGHVVFLLLIGGICCQNNRNAKPSGKSSKKNQGNQNQGAEAAQSAPEDEPHSGPVESGREGNSGGRAAAQQSASQNNKASDDMKLHVLKNTQVTCNDGTAAGFYLKEFKGSKRWLIFLEGGWCCYNKDSCDTRYKNIPRLMTSSDWPQMRKGSGILSAQTEENPHWYNSNIVFIPYCSSDVWSGTGPTATKEKRGPGKEKEKDAIEYTFMGSLIIREVIKDLVPKGIKQAKVVMLAGTSAGGTGVLLNIERVSSQLEQLGAEAQVRGLVDSGWFLESKQQRVPDCPDSVSCSPVDAIKRGLKLWNGVVPDKCRQQYKKGEEWQCFFSHKLYSSLTSPLFVVQWLFDEEQLRVENIYLGGQTLSEQQWTYMQNLGKDIKNSLKDVTAVFAPSCLSHTLITKSNWMTFQVKGTSLPRALQCWDKSFQEANRNSKTPLKGCPFHLIDTCHWPQCNPTCPALVDQATQQELTLLQMLVGMGLDLQKLGLDLRRDSSSITSMVSNGG; from the exons ATGAAGATCCCGGGCCATGTGGTTTTCCTGCTGCTGATAGGAGGGATTTGTTGCCAGAACAACCGCAATGCCAAACCTAGTGGCAAGTCATCTAAGAAGAACCAGGGGAACCAGAACCAAGGGGCTGAGGCAGCCCAGTCGGCCCCAGAAGATGAGCCCCATTCTGGGCCAGTGGAGTCGGGCAGGGAGGGTAACTCTGGAGGTCGGGCGGCAGCCCAGCAGTCAGCTTCACAGAACAACAAGGCTTCAGATGATATGAAGCTGCATGTCCTCaagaatactcaggtcacatGCAACGATGGAACAGCAGCAGG GTTTTACCTAAAGGAGTTCAAAGGGAGTAAGAGATGGCTGATATTTCTGGAAG GCGGTTGGTGCTGCTACAACAAAGACTCCTGCGATACCAGATATAAAAATATCCCACGACTCATGACCTCATCCGACTGGCCCCAAATGCGCAAAG GAAGTGGAATATTGTCAGCCCAGACGGAAGAAAACCCTCATTGGTATAACAGTAATATTGT ATTCATCCCGTACTGCTCCAGCGACGTGTGGAGTGGCACAGGGCCCACAGCCACCAAGGAGAAGAGAGGCCCGggaaaagagaaggagaaagatgcCA TTGAGTATACCTTCATGGGTTCCCTGATCATCCGTGAGGTCATCAAAGACCTAGTCCCTAAAGGCATCAAACAGGCCAAGGTTGTCATGCTGGCTGGCACAAG TGCTGGAGGGACGGGAGTGCTACTGAACATTGAGAGAGTGTCCAGTCAGCTGGAGCAGCTGGGGGCAGAGGCCCAGGTTCGAGGCCTGGTGGATTCGGGCTGGTTTCTGGAGAGTAAACAGCAGAGGGTTCCTGACtgcccagacagtgtctcctgcTCACCTGTAGACGCCATCAAGAGAGGACTCAA GCTGTGGAACGGGGTGGTCCCAGACAAGTGTCGGCAGCAGTACAAGAAAGGAGAGGAGTGGCAGTGCTTCTTCAGCCACAAACTCTACTCCTCCCTGACCT cccCTCTGTTTGTGGTGCAGTGGCTGTTTGACGAGGAGCAGTTGAGAGTGGAGAATATCTACCTGGGGGGTCAGACCCTGTCAGAACAGCAGTGGACCTACATGCAGAACCTGGGAAAGGATATCAAGAACTCACTCAAAGATGTCAC GGCTGTGTTCGCACCCTCCTGCCTGTCCCACACATTGATCACTAAAAG TAACTGGATGACGTTTCAAGTCAAAGGCACCTCCCTGCCCCGGGCTCTGCAGTGCTGGGATAAGAGTTTCCAAGAAGCCAACCGTAACAGCAAGACCCCCCTGAAGGGCTGTCCCTTCCACCTGATCGACACCTGCCACTGGCCCCAGTGCAACCCTACCTGCCCAGCCTTGGTGGACCAGGCCACCCAGCAGGAGCTCACCCTGCTCCAGATGTTAGTGGGCATGGGCCTGGACCTCCAGAAACTAGGTCTGGACCTCAGGAGGGACAGTAGCTCTATAACTAGCATGGTCAGTAACGGTGGCTAA
- the LOC115142401 gene encoding carboxylesterase notum2-like isoform X2, translated as MKIPGHVVFLLLIGGICCQNNRNAKPSGKSSKKNQGNQNQGAEAAQSAPEDEPHSGPVESGREGNSGGRAAAQQSASQNNKASDDMKLHVLKNTQVTCNDGTAAGFYLKEFKGSKRWLIFLEGGWCCYNKDSCDTRYKNIPRLMTSSDWPQMRKGSGILSAQTEENPHWYNSNIVFIPYCSSDVWSGTGPTATKEKRGPGKEKEKDAIEYTFMGSLIIREVIKDLVPKGIKQAKVVMLAGTSAGGTGVLLNIERVSSQLEQLGAEAQVRGLVDSGWFLESKQQRVPDCPDSVSCSPVDAIKRGLKLWNGVVPDKCRQQYKKGEEWQCFFSHKLYSSLTSPLFVVQWLFDEEQLRVENIYLGGQTLSEQQWTYMQNLGKDIKNSLKDVTNWMTFQVKGTSLPRALQCWDKSFQEANRNSKTPLKGCPFHLIDTCHWPQCNPTCPALVDQATQQELTLLQMLVGMGLDLQKLGLDLRRDSSSITSMVSNGG; from the exons ATGAAGATCCCGGGCCATGTGGTTTTCCTGCTGCTGATAGGAGGGATTTGTTGCCAGAACAACCGCAATGCCAAACCTAGTGGCAAGTCATCTAAGAAGAACCAGGGGAACCAGAACCAAGGGGCTGAGGCAGCCCAGTCGGCCCCAGAAGATGAGCCCCATTCTGGGCCAGTGGAGTCGGGCAGGGAGGGTAACTCTGGAGGTCGGGCGGCAGCCCAGCAGTCAGCTTCACAGAACAACAAGGCTTCAGATGATATGAAGCTGCATGTCCTCaagaatactcaggtcacatGCAACGATGGAACAGCAGCAGG GTTTTACCTAAAGGAGTTCAAAGGGAGTAAGAGATGGCTGATATTTCTGGAAG GCGGTTGGTGCTGCTACAACAAAGACTCCTGCGATACCAGATATAAAAATATCCCACGACTCATGACCTCATCCGACTGGCCCCAAATGCGCAAAG GAAGTGGAATATTGTCAGCCCAGACGGAAGAAAACCCTCATTGGTATAACAGTAATATTGT ATTCATCCCGTACTGCTCCAGCGACGTGTGGAGTGGCACAGGGCCCACAGCCACCAAGGAGAAGAGAGGCCCGggaaaagagaaggagaaagatgcCA TTGAGTATACCTTCATGGGTTCCCTGATCATCCGTGAGGTCATCAAAGACCTAGTCCCTAAAGGCATCAAACAGGCCAAGGTTGTCATGCTGGCTGGCACAAG TGCTGGAGGGACGGGAGTGCTACTGAACATTGAGAGAGTGTCCAGTCAGCTGGAGCAGCTGGGGGCAGAGGCCCAGGTTCGAGGCCTGGTGGATTCGGGCTGGTTTCTGGAGAGTAAACAGCAGAGGGTTCCTGACtgcccagacagtgtctcctgcTCACCTGTAGACGCCATCAAGAGAGGACTCAA GCTGTGGAACGGGGTGGTCCCAGACAAGTGTCGGCAGCAGTACAAGAAAGGAGAGGAGTGGCAGTGCTTCTTCAGCCACAAACTCTACTCCTCCCTGACCT cccCTCTGTTTGTGGTGCAGTGGCTGTTTGACGAGGAGCAGTTGAGAGTGGAGAATATCTACCTGGGGGGTCAGACCCTGTCAGAACAGCAGTGGACCTACATGCAGAACCTGGGAAAGGATATCAAGAACTCACTCAAAGATGTCAC TAACTGGATGACGTTTCAAGTCAAAGGCACCTCCCTGCCCCGGGCTCTGCAGTGCTGGGATAAGAGTTTCCAAGAAGCCAACCGTAACAGCAAGACCCCCCTGAAGGGCTGTCCCTTCCACCTGATCGACACCTGCCACTGGCCCCAGTGCAACCCTACCTGCCCAGCCTTGGTGGACCAGGCCACCCAGCAGGAGCTCACCCTGCTCCAGATGTTAGTGGGCATGGGCCTGGACCTCCAGAAACTAGGTCTGGACCTCAGGAGGGACAGTAGCTCTATAACTAGCATGGTCAGTAACGGTGGCTAA
- the LOC115142412 gene encoding small ribosomal subunit protein uS8, with protein MVRMNVLADALKSINNAEKRGKRQVLIRPCSKVIVRFLTVMMKHGYIGEFEIIDDHRAGKIVVNLTGRLNKCGVISPRFDLQLKDLEKWQNNLLPSRQFGYIVLTTSAGIMDHEEARRKHTGGKILGFFF; from the exons ATGGTGCGCATGAACGTTCTTGCGGATGCGCTCAAAAGCATCAACAATGCTGAGAAACGTGGGAAACGCCAGGTTCTGATCCGGCCGTGTTCGAAGGTCATTGTACGTTTCCTGACCGTCATGATGAAGCACG GTTACATTGGTGAGTTTGAGATCATCGACGACCACAGAGCTGGGAAAATAGTCGTCAATCTCACTGGCAGGCTGAACAAg TGTGGTGTGATCAGCCCTCGTTTTGACCTCCagttgaaggatctggagaaatGGCAGAACAACCTCCTGCCCTCAAGACAGTTCGG ATACATCGTGCTGACCACCTCAGCTGGCATCATGGACCATGAAGAAGCCAGACGAAAACACACAGGAGGGAAAATTCTTGGATTCTTTTTCTAA